One stretch of Eretmochelys imbricata isolate rEreImb1 chromosome 1, rEreImb1.hap1, whole genome shotgun sequence DNA includes these proteins:
- the LRRC32 gene encoding transforming growth factor beta activator LRRC32 codes for MKLYLLLFLAANGGISSHRPLEESPCETIKMKAFCHGKKLHQIPPELHPNINKIDLSGNQIKNISEKPLTFYTSLQHLDLRSNQISFIEPGVFTHMTSLMEVNLANNQLDELAQHRTPGVGLLPEIRTLDLSHNRLYNGMAEYFIHKAPSLQYLSLAENSITVILRRMFQGSPALVEVDLHSNIIMEIEEGAFETLVHLTKLNLSMNSITCISDFNLRQLQILDLSRNSIETFHTTESKEEYNLRWLDLSENKLLRFPVFPQVNKLAYLNLSKNLMQLTADSAHNEMDYMERDWLEAPFHLLDQKQNTNTSSLYLSQLLYLDLSYNEIKSIPNEFFESMSSLQFLNLSKNCLQTFTVNYDSALISLAILDLSFNALQNLLLDASTLTNLQELYIQNNHLQALQFDIFASLPSIKLLNLQSNNISFCSMYSGLAKQRLPGEETGCVSFVDFPALRYLYLADNMLKNLPIYAFYKTSIILLELSMNQGLQIEAKALSGLETSLEYLNLHGNGMTVLNIDLPRFHHLKHLNLSENQLSWLPKWGSDASLEVLDLQKNSFSNLQSSNILALENSLKNLYLAGNPLSCCGNVWLSSIIHNKNVEIPGVEQITCQHSKSFGYQEEIYISNVRPEVCEKEDLKKINLLIILTVALVLSVIIIGLGSFCCFRRQKFSQQFKA; via the exons ATGAAACTGTATCTTTTACTCTTCCTGGCAGCGAACGGAGGGATCTCTAGCCATCGGCCCTTGGAAGAATCGCCCTGTGAAACG ATAAAGATGAAGGCATTTTGTCATGGCAAAAAGCTTCACCAAATCCCTCCAGAGCTCCATCCAAACATAAATAAAATAGATTTGTCTGGAAATCAGATAAAAAATATCTCTGAGAAGCCACTGACATTTTATACCTCGCTCCAGCATTTGGATTTAAGATCCAACCAAATAAGTTTCATTGAGCCTGGAGTCTTCACACACATGACAAGCCTGATGGAGGTAAATTTAGCCAATAACCAGTTAGATGAGTTGGCTCAGCATAGGACACCGGGGGTTGGACTTTTACCAGAGATCAGAACACTGGACTTGTCCCACAACAGACTTTACAATGGAATGGCTGAATATTTTATACACAAAGCACCATCACTTCAGTATCTTTCCTTGGCAGAAAACAGCATTACCGTGATATTGCGCAGGATGTTTCAGGGGTCTCCAGCTCTTGTTGAGGTTGACCTCCACAGTAATATCATCATGGAAATAGAAGAAGGTGCCTTTGAAACTCTGGTGCATCTCACCAAGCTCAATCTCTCCATGAACTCGATCACTTGCATCTCAGATTTCAACCTCAGACAACTGCAGATACTCGACCTCAGTAGGAACAGCATTGAGACTTTTCATACCACAGAGTCAAAGGAAGAGTATAACCTGAGGTGGCTGGATCTTAGTGAGAACAAGCTACTGCGCTTCCCAGTTTTCCCCCAGGTGAACAAGCTGGCGTATCTGAATTTATCTAAGAATTTAATGCAGCTTACTGCAGACTCTGCTCACAATGAGATGGACTATATGGAAAGGGACTGGCTAGAAGCTCCTTTTCATCTTCTGGATCAGAAGCAAAATACAAACACAAGTTCTCTGTATCTATCCCAGCTTTTATATTTAGACTTAAGTTATAATGAGATCAAATCCATCCCAAATGAGTTCTTTGAGTCAATGTCCTCCCTTCAGTTTCTCAATCTCAGTAAAAATTGTCTCCAGACATTCACAGTAAACTATGACAGTGCATTGATCTCACTAGCCATCCTTGATTTAAGCTTCAATGCTTTGCAGAATCTCTTACTAGATGCCAGCACACTGACTAATTTACAGGAGCTCTACATTCAAAACAATCATCTTCAAGCCCTCCAATTTGATATCTTTGCAAGCCTTCCCAGCATCAAATTGCTTAATCTCCAGAGTAATAATATTAGCTTTTGCAGCATGTATTCAGGATTAGCTAAACAAAGGCTTCCTGGAGAGGAGACTGGTTGTGTATCATTTGTTGACTTTCCTGCTCTTAGGTACTTATATCTAGCTGACAACATGTTGAAGAATTTACCAATATATGCTTTTTACAAGACTTCAATAATTCTCCTGGAGCTCTCCATGAACCAAGGACTGCAAATAGAGGCTAAAGCACTATCAGGACTGGAGACATCTCTTGAGTATTTGAATTTACACGGCAATGGCATGACAGTTTTAAATATTGACCTGCCTCGTTTTCATCATCTTAAACATTTAAACCTGTCGGAAAATCAGCTGAGCTGGTTACCCAAATGGGGTAGTGATGCTTCTTTGGAAGTTCTGGATCTACAGAAAAACAGTTTTAGTAATCTACAAAGCAGTAACATTTTAGCATTAGAGAACTCTCTTAAAAACTTATATCTTGCTGGAAACCCACTCAGCTGCTGTGGAAATGTCTGGCTCTCATCTATAATCCATAATAAAAATGTAGAGATCCCTGGTGTAGAGCAGATAACATGCCAGCACTCCAAGAGCTTTGGGTACCAAGAAGAAATTTATATTAGCAACGTAAGACCAGAAGTCTGTGAAAAAGAGGATCTAAAGAAAATCAACTTGCTTATTATACTAACGGTTGCATTAGTTTTATCAGTGATCATCATTGGACTGGGTTCATTCTGCTGCTTCCGCAGACAAAAGTTTAGCCAGCAATTTAAAGCATAG